The Anaerolineae bacterium region ATCCTGGTATTGGTAGCCATTGTGGTAATTGCTATTCTGCTTTTGCTTGGCCCGGTTGTTGGTAACGTATTCAGCAACATTGTTGGCAACCTGTAGTATTTTATTTTTAGAAATTCTATATTATTGTAATAATGAAAAGCCGCCTGGTTTTGGCGGCTTTTCCCTTTTTGGAACGGGTTGGGCCAGCCTATTTAGTAAGTAAGGACTCCAAGGCAGCCACCTCGGTGACCGGCTGTTGGCAGGTGAAGTTGTGGCAAACGTAAGCTGTGGCTCGACCATCTTTGGCCAGACGCCCCCGCACCAATTCTGGCTGGTCAGATTCATTCAGTTCATCAGCCACCGCCACCACTTGATTAGGCCGATAAAGCTTTAACAATGTGCGCAGCATGTTATCCGTATCCTCCCGGCCGGGCTGGCCGATAATGGCAATTTCTTGGGGTGGAGCCAGGGCAAACTCCAACGCCCCCAACCAGTGCCCAAAAGCGCCCGGATATTGGCTCATTGGCCCCTGCAACGCAGCCAGCGCAGCCAGGGCCGGTGTTTCATATTCGG contains the following coding sequences:
- a CDS encoding pilus assembly protein, which translates into the protein MLFLPREEGQGLVEYALILVLVAIVVIAILLLLGPVVGNVFSNIVGNL